The following proteins are encoded in a genomic region of Acidobacteriota bacterium:
- a CDS encoding tetratricopeptide repeat protein, with product MLKRTISIFTILLAISASAYGQSAAQVFERAMGDFQARRYEMAAAGFTQYTKLAPTDPAGFNNLGLSYYLIDRCSDALGAFASAIRLKPESYVSWVYQGICQDKASKYNDAVNSLKTAAGIDPNNPLAHSQLGLVYHGGKNYTESERSMRRAVQLKPSDHFYRYRLGLALYELERYGEAITEAKESIRLKADYSYSHSLYGDSLYATKQYKEAIPEYRESLRLKPDDATVMYQLGQSYYGLKDYVSAITAFRDTVKTAPNDYDAWVYLGNSLDYENRFAEAIDAYKEALKLRPDNAMAYSEIGIAYNRSGNYIEAEKYAREALKRDPGNSKYQTDLCMDLRRLKRFTEALPPCEQAVKLDPKSVDGYYEIGLLYRDMRDQAITQKKLVAAQGYTQKAKEQVAKIQPLDPDQAQKLSDMIDPPAKPKP from the coding sequence ATGTTAAAGCGAACGATATCAATTTTCACGATCCTATTGGCAATTTCGGCATCGGCGTATGGACAGTCGGCGGCGCAAGTCTTCGAGCGCGCGATGGGGGACTTTCAAGCTCGCCGCTATGAAATGGCTGCTGCCGGATTCACCCAGTATACCAAACTGGCTCCTACGGACCCTGCCGGTTTCAACAATCTCGGGCTTAGTTACTATTTGATCGACCGTTGCAGCGATGCGTTGGGTGCTTTCGCGTCCGCGATCAGATTGAAGCCGGAATCGTATGTTTCGTGGGTGTACCAAGGGATATGTCAGGACAAGGCATCGAAATATAACGATGCAGTAAACTCGCTGAAAACGGCCGCCGGGATCGATCCGAATAATCCGCTTGCTCATTCGCAGCTTGGTTTGGTGTACCATGGCGGTAAGAATTACACGGAGTCCGAACGCTCGATGCGGCGAGCTGTTCAGTTAAAGCCAAGCGATCACTTCTATCGATATCGGTTAGGTCTGGCACTCTATGAACTGGAGCGATACGGTGAGGCAATTACCGAGGCAAAGGAATCGATTCGTCTTAAGGCGGACTATTCTTACTCGCACAGTCTCTATGGCGATTCGCTCTACGCGACAAAACAATACAAGGAAGCGATCCCTGAGTATCGGGAATCGTTAAGACTAAAGCCGGACGACGCGACCGTGATGTACCAGCTCGGACAATCGTATTACGGCCTCAAAGACTATGTTTCGGCGATCACGGCATTTCGGGACACGGTCAAAACGGCACCGAATGATTATGACGCGTGGGTATATCTCGGGAATTCACTGGATTATGAGAACCGGTTCGCCGAGGCGATCGACGCCTATAAAGAAGCGTTAAAGCTCCGTCCGGACAATGCAATGGCATATTCGGAGATCGGGATCGCATATAACCGCTCAGGCAACTACATCGAAGCCGAAAAATATGCCCGTGAGGCTTTAAAACGGGATCCAGGCAACAGCAAGTATCAAACCGACCTTTGTATGGACCTGCGTAGATTGAAACGGTTTACGGAGGCATTGCCGCCCTGTGAGCAGGCAGTGAAGCTTGATCCGAAGTCCGTGGACGGATATTACGAAATAGGACTGCTTTATCGTGACATGCGTGATCAAGCGATAACGCAGAAGAAACTGGTCGCCGCGCAAGGCTATACGCAGAAAGCAAAGGAACAAGTGGCGAAGATCCAACCATTGGATCCCGATCAGGCACAAAAATTAAGCGACATGATCGATCCGCCGGCTAAGCCAAAGCCTTGA
- a CDS encoding carboxypeptidase regulatory-like domain-containing protein, giving the protein MKFIRSILLFGLVSAFAVSSAFGQATGSIGGSVTDSLGAVVVGASVTVVSQSGTQKMVVTNARGEYNVTGLEAGKYTVKAIAPKFALYENAEVDVVAGEKTDIFVVLTVSGVEESVDVGGNETVSNDADNNADATVIKGKDLDALPDDPDELESALQALAGPSAGPNGGQIYIDGFTGGQLPPKESIREIRINQNPFSAEFDRLGFGRIEILTKPGSDKFRGSVSANFNDESLNSRNPFANNRAPSQLRSFGGNISGPLQKGRSSFFLDVMNRDNDGNAVVNAVVLDAALNPVNLREEFVVPSRRFSIGPRVDFAINDNNTLVARYNFNTGSNDNQGIGDTSLPSRAYNTTSFGHEFRLTETAIINAKTINETRFEYSFDKRSQTGDNSIPTINVSSAFTGGGAQIGTSYNKSSRFELSNFTTTAFGKNSQHSVKFGFRIRNNSISDRSENNYGGTYVFPGFFGVDAFDTNGDGVVSPLEQYRASILNAAGTRYDPTQFSLTTGDPLAKVSRFDAGLFITDDWRISPALMLSFGLRYENQTNVSDNTNFAPRFGFAWSPGAGGAKAPKTVFRGGAGFFYDRFSENLTLQADRFDGTTQLNLIVSANETDPIRRTAALALLAQPVFTLAGVTNSPTAAQILAALPQSNSIRTISADLRVPYTIQVALGVERQLPFKTTFGAFFIKSQTNNQLRARNVNAPVCPAQINCLNAPRPDPTQGNVFEYESTGVNKQTQLILNFRNNYSSRFSLFGNYRLGFADSDTDGAGSFPAYSYDLTGEFGRSAFDVRHNFVIGGNVTLPWQISLNPFITASSGRPFNITRGVDLNGDSLFTERPTFGELGSRCTELNLTSSYCDVAGQDPNAIIPRNFGVGPAYVSVNLRVSKSIGFGKTAGATAGAGQTGGNRPSGSPGMVMGGGMGGRGGGGGMGGMFGGGGDSRKPYNLNLSINFNNLFNTVNFGTPVGNLSSGRFGQSTNIAGGFGGFGGGGGGGATANRRIELQARFSF; this is encoded by the coding sequence CGTGTCTCAGAGCGGGACACAAAAGATGGTCGTGACAAATGCTCGCGGTGAGTATAACGTCACGGGGTTGGAAGCCGGCAAATATACGGTCAAGGCTATCGCTCCAAAATTCGCTCTCTACGAAAATGCAGAGGTGGATGTGGTTGCGGGCGAGAAGACCGACATTTTTGTCGTCCTGACCGTTTCCGGAGTTGAAGAGAGCGTTGACGTCGGCGGAAACGAGACCGTCTCTAACGATGCGGATAACAACGCAGACGCGACCGTCATCAAGGGCAAGGACCTTGATGCACTTCCTGACGATCCGGACGAACTCGAATCGGCACTTCAGGCGCTTGCCGGCCCCTCGGCGGGACCAAACGGCGGGCAGATATATATCGATGGATTTACGGGCGGCCAATTACCGCCGAAAGAATCGATCCGGGAGATCCGCATTAATCAGAATCCGTTCTCAGCCGAGTTTGACCGTCTGGGTTTTGGCCGAATTGAGATATTGACGAAGCCCGGTTCGGACAAGTTCCGCGGTTCGGTCTCGGCAAATTTCAATGACGAGAGTTTGAACTCACGCAATCCGTTTGCGAATAACCGAGCACCCAGCCAGCTGCGCTCATTCGGCGGCAACATTTCCGGGCCGCTGCAGAAAGGACGATCGTCTTTCTTTTTGGATGTCATGAACCGCGACAACGACGGCAACGCTGTTGTTAACGCTGTGGTTCTAGATGCTGCGTTAAATCCTGTAAATTTGCGAGAGGAATTTGTCGTTCCCAGCCGCCGTTTTTCGATCGGTCCCCGGGTGGATTTTGCGATCAACGACAATAACACGCTGGTTGCCAGATACAACTTTAATACCGGTTCCAATGACAATCAGGGTATAGGAGACACCTCGCTTCCTTCGCGGGCATACAACACGACAAGCTTTGGCCACGAGTTCCGGTTGACCGAGACCGCAATAATCAATGCCAAAACGATCAATGAGACCAGGTTTGAATACTCATTCGATAAGCGTTCGCAGACGGGTGACAATTCGATACCGACGATCAATGTCTCGTCCGCATTTACGGGCGGCGGAGCTCAGATCGGTACCAGCTATAACAAGAGCAGCAGGTTCGAGTTAAGTAACTTTACTACAACGGCTTTTGGCAAGAATTCTCAGCATTCCGTTAAGTTCGGCTTTAGGATCAGAAATAATTCGATCTCGGATCGTTCGGAGAATAATTATGGCGGCACATATGTGTTTCCCGGTTTCTTTGGCGTCGATGCCTTTGATACGAACGGTGACGGCGTAGTTTCGCCGCTTGAACAGTATCGAGCGAGCATTCTTAACGCTGCCGGCACGCGGTATGATCCGACCCAGTTTTCATTGACCACGGGCGACCCTCTTGCTAAAGTGTCGCGGTTTGATGCCGGATTGTTCATCACTGATGACTGGCGCATTTCGCCGGCGTTGATGCTGAGCTTTGGCCTGCGGTATGAAAATCAAACGAATGTTAGCGACAACACAAACTTTGCTCCGCGTTTTGGATTTGCTTGGTCGCCGGGTGCAGGCGGAGCAAAGGCACCTAAGACGGTGTTCCGTGGCGGTGCCGGGTTCTTTTATGACCGGTTTAGTGAGAACCTGACGCTTCAGGCGGACCGATTCGACGGAACGACTCAGTTGAATCTTATAGTTAGTGCGAACGAAACGGATCCGATCCGTCGTACGGCAGCCCTCGCGTTGCTCGCACAGCCTGTATTCACACTGGCTGGTGTGACCAATTCTCCGACGGCGGCACAGATACTTGCGGCGTTGCCGCAGTCTAATTCGATCAGGACGATCTCGGCCGATCTACGAGTGCCGTACACGATACAGGTCGCTCTTGGTGTTGAAAGACAACTGCCGTTCAAGACCACATTCGGTGCGTTTTTCATTAAATCCCAAACTAACAACCAGCTGCGTGCCCGGAATGTAAATGCTCCGGTCTGTCCGGCCCAGATCAATTGTCTTAACGCACCGCGTCCCGATCCGACACAGGGAAATGTATTTGAATACGAATCGACAGGCGTTAACAAGCAAACGCAGCTGATCCTGAATTTTAGGAACAATTACAGTTCGCGATTTTCGCTTTTTGGAAATTATCGACTAGGTTTTGCCGATAGCGACACCGATGGAGCCGGAAGTTTTCCTGCTTATAGTTATGATCTTACGGGTGAATTCGGCCGTTCGGCGTTCGACGTTCGGCACAATTTTGTGATCGGCGGAAACGTGACCCTTCCATGGCAGATCTCGCTTAATCCGTTCATTACGGCCAGTTCGGGACGTCCGTTCAACATCACGCGCGGTGTGGACCTAAATGGTGACTCACTGTTTACTGAACGGCCAACGTTCGGTGAACTCGGGAGCCGTTGCACGGAACTGAATCTGACCTCGTCGTACTGTGACGTTGCGGGCCAGGATCCGAATGCGATAATTCCGCGTAACTTCGGTGTCGGGCCGGCTTACGTGAGTGTCAATCTCAGAGTTTCGAAGTCGATCGGCTTTGGCAAGACCGCGGGAGCAACGGCCGGAGCAGGACAGACCGGCGGTAACCGCCCAAGCGGTTCGCCCGGAATGGTCATGGGCGGCGGAATGGGCGGCCGCGGCGGCGGCGGCGGTATGGGCGGAATGTTCGGCGGCGGCGGCGACAGCCGAAAGCCTTACAATCTGAACTTGAGCATTAATTTTAATAATCTGTTCAATACGGTGAACTTCGGTACACCGGTCGGTAATCTTAGTTCGGGCCGTTTTGGCCAGTCGACAAATATCGCCGGAGGATTCGGCGGGTTCGGCGGCGGCGGCGGCGGCGGAGCGACGGCAAATCGCCGGATCGAACTTCAGGCCCGATTTAGTTTCTAG
- a CDS encoding UDP-glucose/GDP-mannose dehydrogenase family protein: MHIAVIGTGYVGLVSGACFAEFGVDVTCVDVDITKIDKLNNGIIPIYEPGLDKIVTKNVAAGRLHFTTDIKSAVEGALVVFLAVGTPPQPDGTPDMSYYRQAAKDIAESMNGYKVLVTKSTVPVGTGKWLREFVAANLAVETDFGVASNPEFLREGAAIEDFMRPDRVVIGSNEERAIDVMKDLYRPLYLIETPIVITSLEAAELIKYAANAFLATKITFINEVANLCDAIGCDVHDVARGMGMDNRIGRKFLHPGPGYGGSCFPKDTRALTTVADQFGVETRIVDAVIEANERQRDAMIPKIEKLIGDLTGKKIGVLGLSFKPETDDMRESPAIDIIAQLIKRGASIKAYDPVAMEESRHYIDGIEYASDEYDAIDGADALVILTEWNQFRALDLDRVKELLASPKIADLRNIYEPKDMRELGFEYVGVGR, encoded by the coding sequence ATGCATATCGCAGTAATTGGTACAGGTTATGTTGGTCTTGTCTCTGGGGCCTGTTTCGCCGAGTTCGGCGTGGATGTCACATGCGTGGACGTCGACATCACTAAGATCGACAAATTGAACAACGGAATTATCCCGATCTACGAGCCCGGCCTCGATAAGATCGTGACAAAGAATGTCGCAGCCGGACGTCTTCACTTCACAACGGACATCAAGTCCGCTGTCGAAGGTGCCCTGGTCGTGTTCCTTGCTGTCGGCACCCCGCCGCAGCCTGATGGAACGCCCGACATGAGCTACTATCGCCAGGCTGCAAAGGACATCGCAGAGTCGATGAACGGATACAAGGTTCTGGTCACAAAATCCACAGTGCCGGTCGGTACCGGCAAGTGGCTGCGAGAGTTTGTCGCGGCAAATCTGGCTGTCGAAACGGATTTCGGCGTCGCGTCAAATCCTGAGTTCCTTCGCGAAGGTGCCGCCATCGAAGATTTCATGCGGCCCGACCGTGTAGTGATCGGCAGCAATGAGGAACGTGCGATCGATGTCATGAAGGACCTCTATCGCCCGCTGTATCTTATCGAAACACCGATCGTCATCACTTCCCTCGAAGCCGCCGAGCTGATCAAATACGCCGCCAACGCTTTCCTGGCGACAAAGATCACATTCATAAATGAGGTTGCCAATCTATGCGATGCGATCGGATGTGATGTGCATGACGTTGCCCGCGGCATGGGTATGGACAACCGTATCGGCCGCAAGTTCCTGCATCCGGGCCCTGGTTACGGCGGATCGTGTTTCCCAAAAGATACTCGTGCGTTGACGACCGTTGCCGACCAGTTTGGTGTCGAAACCCGCATCGTTGATGCCGTCATCGAAGCGAACGAGCGTCAACGCGACGCCATGATCCCGAAGATCGAAAAGCTTATCGGTGATCTCACCGGCAAAAAGATCGGCGTCCTGGGCCTTTCGTTCAAACCGGAGACCGACGATATGCGCGAATCGCCGGCGATCGACATCATTGCCCAATTGATCAAACGGGGGGCTTCGATAAAAGCATACGATCCGGTCGCTATGGAAGAATCGCGACATTACATCGACGGGATCGAATACGCGTCGGATGAGTACGATGCAATCGATGGTGCGGATGCTCTTGTGATCCTGACCGAATGGAATCAGTTTCGAGCTCTCGATCTGGACCGCGTCAAAGAGCTTCTGGCTTCGCCGAAGATCGCCGATCTCCGAAATATCTACGAACCCAAAGATATGCGCGAACTCGGCTTTGAATATGTCGGCGTCGGTCGGTAA